A part of Phoenix dactylifera cultivar Barhee BC4 chromosome 2, palm_55x_up_171113_PBpolish2nd_filt_p, whole genome shotgun sequence genomic DNA contains:
- the LOC103715432 gene encoding uncharacterized protein LOC103715432 — protein MGSEPAIVEISSDDEEDLSMDELDSFNWVADMLDRTDGRLEEVDDVVVVDEFSSAPPAKQKKNSESLRPGMVAAGDESDDDCLMLDSDPNNPVSVVDKGDGGDGSDDLLIVGEKGQLACRDFPHPRHLCANFPFSTTSHEKHCNLCHCYVCDSPAPCIYWGNGSASTDHCHSTDKDGRWKSLRQSSKQKNLTTSQPQKLPDRTLSMMPSFQNSAPLRCSNMSSLPIPTSRSIPLRPCSAARCATPDPPNQRHQQNTAPLSYSGQRLGHHPSKSHPLNPRAKCIQRQIHVSRSITAQLEYSRSRFKRVRTARANRFQRNVPQRSHFTILSSQRSHCPPVTSQRSQCSRVTSQKSQCLPVTPPQRSNSAPVTSQISQCPSVTSVDDNVNQMYRTAPQRSQHVPAISQCPPMTPVNDNMKSWLDILASVASELGVSDGNSRDAVPAVQEPVLVSSQPLPFSQFVSETSASQDVDLYGRSAPEVTNMNSLEFDCRWLNPAAQSIQENDQEVDPQLTNVRPSDSLVSGSKQDPGETPLGSFLASLEEIAETAKEPGQPELDPVTLLYDFEATWSGLAPV, from the exons ATGGGTTCGGAGCCTGCGATTGTGGAGATTAGCTCCGACGATGAGGAGGATCTTTCTATGGATGAATTGGACTCGTTCAATTGGGTCGCTGACATGCTCGATCGCACCGATGGAAGGCTGGAGGAAGTCGACGACGTCGTGGTGGTGGACGAGTTTTCTTCCGCGCCTCCGGCGAAGCAGAAGAAGAATTCTGAGTCGTTGAGGCCAGGCATGGTTGCTGCGGGGGACGAGTCCGATGATGATTGCTTGATGTTGGACTCCGATCCTAATAATCCAGTTTCGGTTGTTGACAAGGGCGACGGAGGAGATGGGTCGGACGACCTTCTCATAGTCGGAGAGAAGGGGcag TTGGCTTGCAGGGATTTCCCTCATCCACGGCACCTATGCGCTAACTTTCCTTTCAGCACCACATCACATGAAAAGCATTGCAACTTG TGCCACTGTTATGTCTGTGACTCTCCAGCCCCATGTATCTACTGGGGCAATGGTAGTGCGAGCACCGACCATTGTCATTCTACAGATAAAGATGGAAGATGGAAATCACTAAGGCAATCCTCTAAACAAAAGAACCTCACAACTTCTCAGCCACAGAAGCTTCCTGATAGGACACTTTCCATGATGCCATCCTTTCAAAACTCAGCACCTCTACGTTGCTCCAACATGTCCTCACTACCCATTCCGACATCCAGATCAATTCCCCTCCGGCCTTGCTCAGCCGCTAGATGTGCTACTCCAGATCCACCTAATCAAAGACATCAGCAGAATACGGCACCTCTATCTTACAGTGGTCAGAGACTTGgtcatcatccatccaaatCCCACCCACTAAATCCCAGAGCAAAATGTATACAAAGACAGATTCATGTTTCTCGTTCAATTACTGCTCAATTAGAGTATTCCCGTTCAAGATTTAAAAGGGTCAGGACAGCTCGAGCTAATCGGTTCCAGAGAAATGTGCCGCAGAGATCTCATTTCACTATACTATCTTCACAGAGATCTCACTGCCCTCCGGTGACATCACAGAGGTCTCAGTGCTCTCGAGTGACATCACAGAAGTCTCAATGCCTACCAGTGACACCGCCACAGAGATCTAATTCTGCACCAGTAACTTCTCAGATATCTCAGTGCCCATCAGTAACGTCAGTGGATGATAATGTGAATCAGATGTACAGAACTGCAC CACAGAGATCTCAACATGTACCAGCAATTTCCCAGTGCCCACCAATGACTCCAGTAAATGATAATATGAAAAGTTGGCTGGATATACTTGCTAGTGTGGCATCTGAACTGGGAGTCTCTGATGGTAACAGCAGAGATGCTGTCCCAGCTGTTCAAGAACCAGTTTTGGTTTCCTCACAACCCCTGCCTTTCAGTCAATTTGTTTCTGAGACAAGCGCAAGTCAAGATGTGGATCTCTATGGTCGTTCGGCACCAGAAGTGACCAACATGAATTCATTAGAGTTTGATTGCAGATGGTTGAACCCAGCAGCTCAAAGTATTCAGGAAAATGATCAGGAAGTGGATCCCCAGCTGACAAATGTACGGCCATCTGATTCACTGGTTTCTGGGAGCAAGCAGGATCCAGGAGAGACTCCGTTGGGTAGCTTTCTAGCCTCTTTAGAGGAGATAGCAGAGACTGCAAAAGAGCCAGGGCAACCGGAGCTAGATCCTGTCACACTGCTCTATGACTTTGAAGCCACATGGAGTGGCTTAGCACCAGTATAA